The Prevotella sp. E9-3 genome has a window encoding:
- the gltS gene encoding sodium/glutamate symporter translates to MTSIQLDMIQTAGIGALALIAGMVLTRKVAFLQKFCVPSPVSGGIIFSLLTLALYGWFDVEVSFDDTLKDVFMLAFFTSVGFQSDLKVIKKGGRLLAIMLGLLVVIIAMQNLMPMGITRLMGVDPLIGMAAGSISMTGGHGTAGGFAGVLETMGLHGAGTIGMAAATFGLIAGSTIGGPLAEKIIRTKLTQEQVQQDEEIDPAMAGIESDEASPTGRAKRVSTNELEFQQYAKATYCLLLVMGGGTLLSWLLDKTGVTFPTYFGALILAAIARNTLGFVRYRKEGEMVKADRLLDMERIISVGNICLSMFLGMAMISLKLWELQSLALPLIVILVSQVLLMALFAYFAAFPLLGSNYDAAVLCAGMCGFGLGATPNAMANMSAVCYKYRYTVKPFLIVPIIGAMFADLINTGIITLFLNIL, encoded by the coding sequence TTCCTTCAGAAATTCTGCGTGCCATCGCCAGTAAGCGGGGGCATCATCTTTTCATTGCTCACACTGGCATTGTATGGCTGGTTCGATGTGGAGGTGTCGTTCGACGACACACTGAAGGATGTCTTCATGTTGGCCTTCTTCACTAGTGTGGGCTTCCAGAGCGACCTGAAAGTGATTAAGAAAGGTGGCCGACTGCTGGCCATTATGCTGGGCCTGCTGGTGGTCATCATCGCCATGCAGAACCTGATGCCCATGGGAATCACCCGACTGATGGGTGTTGACCCTCTGATAGGCATGGCCGCAGGAAGCATTTCCATGACTGGCGGACACGGTACGGCAGGCGGATTTGCAGGCGTGCTGGAAACGATGGGACTGCATGGGGCTGGAACTATAGGCATGGCTGCCGCTACTTTCGGACTGATAGCGGGGTCGACGATAGGTGGACCTTTGGCAGAAAAGATTATCCGCACCAAACTCACTCAGGAACAGGTGCAACAGGATGAGGAGATAGACCCGGCCATGGCTGGTATAGAGAGCGACGAGGCATCGCCAACCGGTCGTGCCAAGCGTGTCAGCACCAACGAGCTGGAGTTCCAGCAGTATGCCAAAGCCACTTACTGCCTACTCCTGGTGATGGGAGGCGGCACCCTACTGAGCTGGCTATTGGACAAGACGGGTGTTACGTTCCCCACCTATTTCGGAGCCTTGATACTGGCAGCTATAGCTCGGAACACGCTGGGATTCGTCAGATACAGGAAAGAAGGAGAAATGGTGAAAGCCGACAGGTTGCTCGATATGGAGCGAATCATCAGTGTGGGAAACATCTGTCTGTCCATGTTCCTCGGCATGGCCATGATATCCCTGAAGCTATGGGAACTTCAGAGTCTGGCACTTCCCTTGATCGTCATCCTGGTGTCACAGGTGCTGCTGATGGCCCTCTTTGCATATTTCGCTGCCTTCCCCCTGTTAGGCAGCAATTATGATGCTGCCGTACTGTGTGCTGGCATGTGTGGCTTCGGCCTTGGCGCAACTCCCAATGCAATGGCCAATATGAGTGCTGTGTGCTATAAATACCGCTACACAGTCAAGCCTTTCCTCATTGTCCCCATCATAGGAGCCATGTTTGCCGACCTCATCAACACAGGCATCATCACTCTTTTCCTGAATATTCTATAG